The following are encoded together in the Anopheles nili chromosome 3, idAnoNiliSN_F5_01, whole genome shotgun sequence genome:
- the LOC128724091 gene encoding uncharacterized protein LOC128724091, whose translation MASRKVLPRLTERSLLARVGSILLIGFIASVPVIAALRDVQVSVPPAVRRGDTATLHCYYDMDGESLYSVKWYKGRREFYRYTPKESPPMKTFPAQGVQVKRTASNESQLTLLGLSMVSSGKYSCEVSADAPSFHTMIVTGDLEVCEVPKHVPSIHGMRSRYRVGDIVRGNCTSHNSRPPANLTWYINEAQANPSYIRTHKPFRERKNEFETSLAGIHFVVGSHHFVNGKLKIRCAARIHDIYLQSTERSIDEDRPRVISAASSANSNGNSNVANGNVIPYDHFPPYAENEHDRKDYMTHLQGDMAASGGSASTLPAFADIDRLWVHRSINHLSRTFGPAVILLLPLAHPLLKALLKA comes from the exons TGATAGCGGCCCTGCGAGACGTGCAGGTATCGGTACCACCGGCAGTCCGTCGTGGGGACACGGCCACACTGCACTGCTACTACGACATGGACGGTGAGAGCCTGTACTCGGTCAAGTGGTACAAGGGTCGGCGCGAGTTCTACCGCTACACGCCCAAGGAAAGCCCACCGATGAAAACGTTTCCCGCCCAAGGCGTCCAGGTGAAG CGAACCGCTTCGAACGAAAGCCAACTAACGCTGCTCGGGCTGTCGATGGTGTCGTCCGGAAAATACAGCTGCGAAGTATCCGCTGATGCACCTTCATTCCACACCATGATCGTAACCGGCGATCTGGAAGTGTGCG AGGTCCCGAAGCATGTGCCCTCGATACATGGCATGCGATCGCGGTACCGCGTCGGGGATATCGTCCGTGGAAACTGCACGTCGCACAACTCGCGACCTCCGGCCAACCTCACCTGGTACATCAACGAAGCGCAG GCTAATCCGTCGTAcattcgcacacacaaaccgtTCCGGGAGCGGAAGAACGAGTTCGAGACGTCGCTCGCCGGCATCCATTTTGTGGTCGGAAGCCACCATTTCGTGAATGGGAAGCTGAAG ATCCGTTGTGCGGCCAGAATACACGACATCTATCTTCAGTCGACAGAGCGCTCGATCGACGAGGATCGGCCACGCGTTATTTCGGCCGCATCGTCCGCCAACAGCAACGGCAATAGTAACGTGGCGAACGGAAACGTCATCCCGTACGATCACTTTCCACCGTACGCCGAGAACGAGCACGACCGGAAGGACTACATGACGCATTTGCAGG GCGATATGGCAGCCTCGGGAGGCTCAGCTTCGACCCTGCCAGCTTTCGCCGACATCGACCGACTCTGGGTTCACCGATCCATCAATCACCTGAGCAGAACGTTTGGTCCCGCGGTCATCTTGCTGTTGCCCTTGGCTCACCCGCTGCTCAAAGCGCTACTGAAGGCATGA